Proteins encoded together in one Impatiens glandulifera chromosome 1, dImpGla2.1, whole genome shotgun sequence window:
- the LOC124918963 gene encoding probable WRKY transcription factor 12, giving the protein MEREREKVSNYFTNNTTSPIMNPPINEMGFHHLHFDHVDDHTQVLNFLVSSQQQHPLHAGTATTRNQPQPDTGGATRFNQINTRHDDDHHHNRSSNWKQTDQVAGQLDSNKTSTNVESCSANASDGGGSNSWWRNSEKNKVNKVRRKLREPRFCFQTRSDIDVLDDGYKWRKYGQKVVKNSLHPRSYYRCTHSNCRVKKRVERLSEDCRMVITTYEGRHNHIPCDDSNSSENECFTSF; this is encoded by the exons atggaaagagagagagaaaaagtttCAAACTACTTCACTAATAATACTACATCTCCAATCATGAATCCTCCAATTAATGAAATGGGTTTTCATCATCTTCACTTTGATCATGTCGACGATCACACTCAAGTATTAAACTTTCTTGTCTCATCACAACAACAACACCCACTTCACGCCGGAACCGCCACAACCAGAAACCAACCTCAGCCGGATACTGGCGGCGCCACCAGATTCAACCAGATCAACACCCGCcatgatgatgatcatcatcataATAGGTCTTCCAACTGGAAGCAAACTGATCAG gtGGCTGGACAATTGGATTCCAACAAGACTAGTACTAATGTGGAGAGCTGCTCTGCGAATGCAAGTGACGGTGGTGGTAGCAATTCAtg GTGGAGGAATTCGGAGAAGAACAAGGTTAATAAAGTGAGAAGAAAGTTGAGAGAGCCCAGGTTTTGCTTTCAAACAAGAAGTGATATTGATGTTCTTGATGACGGTTACAAGTGGAGGAAATATGGTCAGAAAGTTGTCAAGAACAGCCTTCATCCCAG AAGTTACTATCGATGCACACATAGCAACTGTAGGGTGAAGAAACGGGTAGAACGGTTATCCGAGGATTGTCGAATGGTTATAACTACCTACGAAGGAAGACATAATCACATTCCTTGTGATGATTCAAATTCGTCGGAAAATGAATGTTTTACCTCCTTCTAG